In Nocardioides bizhenqiangii, the DNA window CCAGCCCCTCACGCACCAGATCCTCGTCGTCGACGACGACGACCGTGACTGCGTCGGCCGCGTTCATCGGGGCAGCACCGCCTGCAGGCAGTAGGTGCCGTCGTGGTCGAGAACCTCGAGCGAACCGCCGACTGCGGCGACCCGTTCACGCAATCCCGCGATCCCCCGCCCGCTCCCGCCGTAGGACGACTGGTGACGCGTCCCGCGACTCTCCACCCGGATTGCCGAGTCCGCGTCCGCGTGGTCGATCACCAGCCTCACCTGCGCGTTCCGCTCGTGCCGCAGAGCGTTGGTCAGGCCTTCTTGCACAACCCGGAACGCGCAGTGGTCGGCAGCCGGAGGCAAGGCGGACACCCCTCGCGTCACGAGCTCGACACGCAGCCCGGCCGCCCGCACACCGGCAACGAGCGACGGCAGGTCAGCCAGTCCGGTCGACGTGGAACCTGTTGACTCGTCGCTCGGCTCGTGCAGCAGGGCAAGCATCGCGTGGAGCTCGGCCACAGCGTCCTGGCTCGCGGCACCGATCGCGGCCAGGGCGCGGCGCGCCCCCTCGACATCGGAGTCGATCACCGCCTGACCGGCCTCGGCCTGGACCGAGATCAGCGTGACCGCGTGGGACACCACATCGTGGAGCTCGCGAGCAAGGCGGCGACGCTCGGCCTCTACCGCCTCGAGCGCCGCGACCTCCGCAGCCGCAGCCCTGGCCTCCATGACCGCTACGTCGCCGGTGCGCTTGCGGAAGGCGACACCGACCCCGCCTGGGATGCCCACGAACAGCGCCCAGCCGGGAAGCAACGATGCGACGTCGTCACCGGCATCGAGGGCTCCCGTGGTGATCATCGCCAAGCTCAGGAACGACAAACCGAACGCCGCGTCCCGGCGGTTGGCGTGGGCGGCGACCGAGAAGCTGGCAAGGATGAGGACGAACATCGGGACCGCTCGGTCAGGCGGCTCGACAAACACCGACTCGGCGATCAGGCACACCGTCACGCCGCACGCGGTGACCAACGGAATCCGGCGTCGGAATGCGATCAGCAACGTGGCGGCCACGCCGAACCCGAGTGCCGTTCCGCCGCCACCGCTGATGACGACCTCGGCGCACGCTGCCACTGTCATCAGCCCGGCGAGGGCGAGATCGAGGCCTGTCGTGGCGCGCCGCACGGCACAACGCTAGGCCCTGAGGCTGCCGCGCACGCCCGTCTTGAGGACGATCGCGCACCTCCTCAAGGAGGATGCGAATCAGCCGTCGCGCGGTGGTCGCGGCCGGCAGCCCATTCCTAGCCTCCCTTCATGACCACCACTTCGCTCGACCGGACGACACTCCGGACCAAGCCGACATTCGCCCTGGGACACCGTGCTCTGGTCGATCCTGATGACCATCGCCCTAGCGACGGTCGCCGTGGGAATCCGCAACCGGGCCATGCCATGAACCGCGCGGGGATGGTCCGTTGGACCGCTTCCACCGTGGCCTGCGGCGTGCTCGCGCTGACCTCCTGCGCAGCCCCCGACGAGGATCGTGCCTCCGATGGCAGCGGGACCGCCACGCAGCCCGATCGTGAAGTCACCCTCACCCTCGACGAGCACGTGCTGACCGAGATCGCCGGGTTCGACGCCGACGGAACGGCGACGGTGCAGGGCGTCGCCGCCTTCGCCAAGGCGCACCAGCACAAGCCTGAAGAGCTCCGCGAACGCGGACTGGTCCGAGGCGTCACCCAGACCTTCGCGCCTGAAGGGAAGGCGTTCGGACAGGGGTTCTCGGTCGCCGAGGAGTTCGCCACCGCCGAGCAGGCAGGTGACGAGGCCGAGCGCCTCTTCGCCTCCAACTCCGCACCCCCTCGCGGTGCTGAGGCAGTCCCTCTCGAGGTCCCTCGAGTGCCCGATGCCGACGCTGTGGTCATCACCGGCGACTTCGAGGGCGAGCCCGTCACCGGCGTCGAGATCGTCTTCGTCGACGGCGTGGTGCTGCACGAGCTCTTCGTCGTGGGCGAGGACCCGCTGGTGTCACCTGCGGTCCTCGCCGACGCCGCGGCCGACCTCTACGAGTCCGTCACCGGTCGTCCCCTCGGCTGACCGACCCTCCTCGGTCGAGTGCCTGGCCCGCGATCAGCCCTGGGTGCGCAGGTAGCGCCCGAAGTGCGGCACGGTGAACGCGATCCGTCCGCGCTCCCCGGAGTAGATCAGCCCCTTCTTGAGCAGGCTGTCGCGCGCGGGTGAGAGCGACTGCGGCTTCTTGCCGAGCACGCTGGCGACGTCGGCGGTGGCGACGGCTCCGACCGGGTCCGCACCGGAGTGGGCGTCCGCCATCGCACGCAGGTAGTCGCGCTCGCCCGGCGTCGCGCGGTCATAGCGCGACCCGAAGAACCCGACGGCGAGCTCGCGCTCGGCCTCGGGAGCGGCGACCGCGACGTCGTCCGCGCTGATCGGCGAGCGCGGCGCCAGGTCCCACACCGCCTTGCCGTAGGCCTGGATGAAGTAGGGATAGCCACCGGTCGCGTCGTACAGCGCGGCCAGCGCGGCGTCGTCGTACTCGGCGTCCTCCTCGGCCGCCGGCGCCGCCAGCGCCCGGTCGGCGGCCTCGCGGCTCAGCCGGTCGATCCGCTGGTAGGAGAAGAGCCGCTCGGAGTAGGACTTCGACGCCGAGAGGACCGCGGGCAGGTGCGGGAGCCCCGCGCCGACCACGATGACCGGCAGGCCGCTCTGGCTGAGCTCGTGACAGGCGGCGCAGAGCGCCGACACGTCGGCCGCGCCGACGTCCTGCATCTCGTCGATGAAGACCGCGACCCCGAGGCCCTTGTCGGCCGCGAGGCCGCCCACGTCGGAGAGCAGCTCGACCAGGTCGATCTCGATGTCCCCGGAATCGGCGCGGCCGCGCACCGCCGGCACCGCGATGCCGGGGCTCCACCTGTCCTTGAGCTTCGCGTCGGCGCCGGCCTCGCGCTCGGCGAAGGAGCGGATGACGCCGAGCACGTGATCGACCTCGTCCGGGTTGGGGTGGCCGAGCTCCCGGACCGCCTGGTGGAGAGCCCCGGACAGCGGACGCCGCAGCGACTGGTCGGGGCGCGCCTCCAGCTTGCCGGTGCCCCACCCCTTGCGGACCGCGGCCGAGCGCAGCGCGTTGAGGAGCACCGTCTTGCCGACACCACGCAGCCCGGTGAGGACGAGCGACCGCTCGGGGCGACCGCGGGCGACCCGCTCGAGCACCACGTCGAACGCGGTGAGCTGCTCGTCGCGGCCGGCGAGCTCGGGCGGCCGCTGGCCGGCGCCGGGCGCGTAGGGATTCCGGATCGGGTCCACGATCGGACCGTATCGGGGTGTCTAGCCGGATCCTTAGACCCCGCTAGCGTGTCGCAGCGCTCTCAGCGGGTTCAGCCGACGTGACCCAGCGGCGGTTGCGCCGGAGTCCCGTTCCGGCGCCGGAGTGCCTCCACGAGGGTGTCGATCACGTCCGGGACGTCGGCGCCGGCGAGCCGGAAGCTCCCGGTGCACACGTTGTCGCGCCACAGCGAGACGACGACGAGGTCGGCCTCCTCGTGCCAGCTCACCCGCAGCGCGCGGTCGTCACCGCGGGCGTCGAAGAAGATCGAGCCCGTCCGGGGCAGCGGACGCACGGCGGCCATCGCCACATCATGCGCCGATCGGCCGTGCCTGTCACTAGCCCAGCAGCGGCCCGCGGCGGATCAGGCGGTCCGGTTGCCCGGGTCGATGACATCCCCCTCGGGCGGCCGCCGGATCGATGCGCCGGTGTCCTTGTCGACCAGGGTCACGTCGAAAGGCTGGTCAGAGCTGATGCCGATCCGTCGGAGGACGACCGGGTCCCCGACTGCGGAGATGTACATCTTGTGAGTGCCGCCACCGGTCGCCCCGCACTGGATGATCCGCGCCG includes these proteins:
- a CDS encoding sensor histidine kinase, with translation MRRATTGLDLALAGLMTVAACAEVVISGGGGTALGFGVAATLLIAFRRRIPLVTACGVTVCLIAESVFVEPPDRAVPMFVLILASFSVAAHANRRDAAFGLSFLSLAMITTGALDAGDDVASLLPGWALFVGIPGGVGVAFRKRTGDVAVMEARAAAAEVAALEAVEAERRRLARELHDVVSHAVTLISVQAEAGQAVIDSDVEGARRALAAIGAASQDAVAELHAMLALLHEPSDESTGSTSTGLADLPSLVAGVRAAGLRVELVTRGVSALPPAADHCAFRVVQEGLTNALRHERNAQVRLVIDHADADSAIRVESRGTRHQSSYGGSGRGIAGLRERVAAVGGSLEVLDHDGTYCLQAVLPR
- a CDS encoding ATP-binding protein, with translation MDPIRNPYAPGAGQRPPELAGRDEQLTAFDVVLERVARGRPERSLVLTGLRGVGKTVLLNALRSAAVRKGWGTGKLEARPDQSLRRPLSGALHQAVRELGHPNPDEVDHVLGVIRSFAEREAGADAKLKDRWSPGIAVPAVRGRADSGDIEIDLVELLSDVGGLAADKGLGVAVFIDEMQDVGAADVSALCAACHELSQSGLPVIVVGAGLPHLPAVLSASKSYSERLFSYQRIDRLSREAADRALAAPAAEEDAEYDDAALAALYDATGGYPYFIQAYGKAVWDLAPRSPISADDVAVAAPEAERELAVGFFGSRYDRATPGERDYLRAMADAHSGADPVGAVATADVASVLGKKPQSLSPARDSLLKKGLIYSGERGRIAFTVPHFGRYLRTQG